A region of Culicoides brevitarsis isolate CSIRO-B50_1 chromosome 1, AGI_CSIRO_Cbre_v1, whole genome shotgun sequence DNA encodes the following proteins:
- the LOC134837462 gene encoding uncharacterized protein LOC134837462, with protein sequence MLILIVFTIHLHEVGSESARKKKKEARVKGKTSSGCKIKLAEDIPVNEPLYLLEKKGVYSLYSPTGKDNVLKPKEEIILLCPGKQNTIASSKLNMTKLTCLDNKKFGINNKQVSFRALNCTKEVNGDLRITDKTCGDGMGTLMEIGFNFNKKVFLKIFEVCYNTETASALYSMHQVHGKVIQHTIPDPERRSFRTSGIPKGARPLESYKKETQITRFSEIFGENQQYFNETSFLMKGQLTPESDFIFSSHQLASYFFVNVAPQFNAINQGNWLQVEKLIRMLAQKHQSDLTIYTGTFDKLTLASERTGRRTLYLEDNDKIEVPKWFWKIIVNETSDAAIVLMTLNNPHAKLVDAQSFCQNICSSIGLISHGLKSLKKGYTYCCELNDFKKTVTTVPSTLNPKNILELSLSNISFG encoded by the exons atgttaattttaattgtatttaccATACATTTACATGAAGTGGGAAGTGAATCTGcacgaaagaagaaaaaggaggCTAGGGTCAAAGGAAAAACAAGTAGCGGttgcaaaataaaacttgCAGAAGATATTCCCGTAAATGAGCCACTATATCTCTTGGAAAAGAAAGGAGTGTATTCATTATATTCTCCCACGGGAAAAGACAACGTGTTGAAgccaaaagaagaaattattcTATTATGTCCTGGCAAACAAAATACTATAGCGAGCA gcAAGTTGAATATGACAAAGTTGACATGCTTGGATAACAAAAAGTTTggaataaataacaaacaagtGTCTTTTCGAGCCTTAAACTGTACAAAAGAAGTTAACGGGGATCTACGAATAACGGACAAAACTTGTGGTGACGGCATGGGAACGCTTATGGAAATTGGATTCAATTTCAATAAGAAGgttttcctaaaaatatttgaagtatGTTACAATACGGAAACAGCTTCAGCATTATACTCAATGCATCAAGTACACGGAAAAGTTATCCAAc ATACAATTCCGGATCCTGAAAGACGTTCTTTTAGAACAAGTGGAATTCCAAAAGGGGCTCGACCACTTGAGTCGTACAAGAAAGAAACTCAGATTACTCGGTTTAGCGAGATTTTCGGAGAAAatcaacaatattttaatgaaacatcttttttgatgaaaggTCAACTTACTCCGGAGTCGGATTTTATATTCAGCTCTCATCAACTTGCATCgtattttttcgtgaatgtTGCCCCTCAATTTAATGCT atCAATCAAGGAAATTGGTTGCAAGTGGAAAAACTGATTCGAATGCTGGCGCAAAAACATCAAAGTGATCTTACAATATACACGGGAACGTTCGACAAACTAACTTTGGCTTCTGAGCGAACTGGTAGACGTACTTTATACCTTGAAGacaatgataaaattgaagtGCCCAAGTggttttggaaaattattgttaacgAGACATCTGACGCGGCCATTGTACTCATGACATTGAACAATCCTCATGCTAAATTAGTTGATGCTCAAA gtTTTTGTCAAAACATTTGCTCCAGCATCGGTCTTATATCGCATGGTTTGAAAAGTTTGAAGAAAGGCTACACTTATTGCTgtgaattaaatgattttaagaaGACCGTGACCACAGTTCCATCTACTTTGAATCCTAAGAATATCTTAGAACTATCGTTATCTAATATCAGCTTTGGTTGA
- the LOC134829321 gene encoding putative fatty acyl-CoA reductase CG5065, with protein MVLSKTANGMTSTLEAPLENYVPVADFYNNRSVFITGGTGFMGKVLVEKLLRSCPGIKNIYLLIRPKRGQEITTRLSELLNNPLFDRLRKEQPNVLNKVIPIYGDITLEELGISESDQQLLCKNVSIVFHSAATVKFDEKLKLSVTINMLGTKRLVELCHRMNSLDALVHVSTAYCNCDKPEVAEIIYAPPYCPDDIIALINWLPEEMLDKITPSLIGKRPNTYTFTKALAEHMLHKEAGNLPVAVVRPSIVLSSLNEPLVGWVDNWNGPTGIVSAVGKGLFRTIMCKENVIADLVPVDIVINLMITAAWKTALSKQCGLNIYNCCTGEQKPISWGRFVNLSIENMRKHPLEGVLWYPTGVLRQNRFINTIHGTLVHYIPAYILDIIARVAGRKPIMVKVEDKLAKAVDCLEYFTTRQWNFKNDNVRKLSQILDAKDRVDFQIDVSKLEWEDYVEKYVLGFREFLFKQSPNTLPDSRIKLRRLYILHQFSKLLMVMLFWRFLMKRSKLLRNSWNKFLQMIFSLFRMLPIL; from the exons atggTTCTAAGTAAAACTGCAAACGGAATGACATCCACTTTAGAAGCGCCACTCGAGAACTATGTTCCTGTTGCAGACTTTTACAACAACAG gagtGTATTTATAACAGGGGGTACAGGGTTCATGGGAAAggttttggttgaaaaattattaagatcaTGTCcaggaataaaaaatatatacttgTTGATTAGACCGAAGAGAGGTCAAGAAATCACAACTAGACTAAGTGAACTTCTGAACAATCCA TTATTCGATAGACTTAGAAAAGAACAGCCAAATGTACTCAACAAAGTCATACCAATTTATGGTGATATCACATTAGAGGAATTAGGTATATCCGAAAGTGATCAG caacTTCTCTGTAAGAATGTTTCGATAGTCTTTCATTCTGCAGCAACTGTGAAATTTGACGAGAAGCTCAAATTGTCTGTTACTATTAATATGTTAGGCACGAAGAGATTGGTAGAACTTTGTCATCGTATGAACTCACTAGAT GCCCTTGTGCATGTCTCTACAGCATACTGCAACTGCGACAAACCTGAAGTGGCAGAGATCATATATGCACCTCCCTATTGCCCAGATGACATAATTGCGCTGATAAATTGGTTGCCGGAGGAGATGTTGGACAAA ATAACGCCTTCATTGATTGGAAAAAGACCAAACACGTACACATTTACAAAAGCTTTAGCAGAACACATGCTCCACAAAGAAGCTGGAAATTTACCTGTTGCTGTTGTTAGACCATCCATCG TTCTGTCCAGCTTGAACGAACCGTTAGTAGGATGGGTTGATAACTGGAATGGTCCCACTGGAATAGTGTCAGCAGTAGGAAAGGGTCTATTTAGAACAATTATGTGCAAAGAAAATGTGATAGCAGATTTGGTACCGGTTGATATTGTCATAAACTTGATGATTACTGCTGCATGGAAAACAGCACTTTCTAAGCAATGTGGCTTGAATATATATAATTGCTGTACTGGTGAACAAAAACCTATTTCGTGGGGgcgttttgttaatttatctATAGAAAATATGAGAAAGCATCCATTAG agGGAGTTTTGTGGTATCCAACTGGTGTTCTTAGACAAAATCGATTTATAAACACTATTCACGGTACACTAGTTCATTACATTCCTGCTTACATTTTGGATATTATTGCACGTGTTGCTGGACGTAAACCAAT AATGGTTAAAGTTGAAGATAAACTAGCGAAAGCTGTTGATTGTTTGGAATATTTTACAACACGCCAGTGGAATTTCAAAAACGATAATGTTCGAAAACTATCACAAATTTTAGACGCAAAGGACCGAGTTGACTTTCAAATCGATGTATCTAAGTTGGAGTGGGAAGATTACGTTGAAAAATATGTCCTTGGCTtccgagaatttttatttaaacaaagtcCTAACACTTTACCTGATAGCAGAATAAAACTAAGaag GTTGTACATTTTGcatcaattttcaaagttgTTAATGGTTATGCTTTTCTGGCGATTCTTGATGAAACGATCAAAATTGTTGCGCAATTcatggaataaatttttacaaatgatTTTTAGTCTTTTTCGCATGTTACCTATACTATAA
- the LOC134828106 gene encoding putative fatty acyl-CoA reductase CG8306, which yields MTSNVADFYKNARVFITGGTGFLGIAIIEKLLRCCPEVGKIYLLVRSKKGKSIETRIEDLIKNPIFERLIEEKSGSVFTKLEAVAGDVGQENLGLSNSDRQKLVENVNVVIHSAATLDFNETLRPTVNINLLGTRRIMELCQQIKKLKAVVHVSSAYVNSYLLETEEILYPAPTDAEKLIELVNKSSDEELEKITPTILKDHPNTYTITKHLAEHEVNKCVAKLNAGVGIVRPSMITAAWHEPVPGWTNSKNGPQGFLMGASKGVVRRLPVGKSTIYDYIPVDVVVNEILVTAWHVFENRDGKLKIFHATSSTTNPFRWESVADNIPYYLHQHPMRSAIWYPNLKFHSSLLMYKISAIFLHFLPAIFLDLLLKITGGRPILIRLHKNIWNSLNLLEKFIFTEWKYHNKKTLELSSQLSDKDKEVFFIDMSTLKWNDYFENLAKGVLRYLNNEHPRHLEAAKKKDKMLFVVHIAFQVLFHCLMWWLVSCFVGISMSKIPFVVPVSYALFSLL from the exons ATGACTTCGAACGTTGCAGACTTTTACAAAAATGCCCGGGTCTTTATAACCGGTGGGACAGGGTTTTTGGGAATTGCAATAATTGAGAAACTGTTGAGATGTTGTCCGGAG GTTGGAAAAATCTATTTACTTGTGCGATCAAAAAAGGGTAAATCTATTGAAACGCGTATCGaggatttgataaaaaaccCG atttttgaaagattGATTGAGGAAAAGTCGGGAAGTGTTTTCACCAAACTTGAAGCAGTAGCTGGAGATGTAGGTCAAGAAAACTTGGGGTTATCAAATAGTGATCGACAAAAACTTGTTGAAAATGTAAATGTGGTCATCCATTCTGCGGCTACTCTTGACTTTAACGAAACACTCCGCCCAACCGTGAATATCAATTTGCTTGGCACAcg TCGTATTATGGAATTATGTCAACAAATTAAGAAACTGAAAGCAGTGGTACATGTCTCAAGTGCCTATGTGAATTCATATTTACTTGAAACTGAGGAAATTTTGTATCCTGCTCCAACAGATGCAGAAAAGTTGATCGAATTGGTCAATAAGAGTTCTGATGaagaattggaaaaaataactcctac tattttgaAGGATCATCCAAATACGTACACAATAACAAAGCATCTTGCCGAACACGAAGTTAACAAATGCGTCGCCAAACTCAATGCTGGTGTCGGAATAGTACGTCCAAGCATga TAACGGCAGCATGGCATGAACCTGTACCAGGTTGGACAAATTCAAAG AATGGACCACAGGGATTTTTGATGGGTGCTTCAAAGGGAGTGGTTCGGCGATTACCAGTTGGAAAATCTACAATTTATGATTACATTCCTGTCGATGTAGTGGTTAACGAGATTTTGGTAACTGCTTGGCACGTTTTCGAAAATAG GGAtggaaaactcaaaattttccatgcaaCAAGCAGCACTACAAATCCTTTCCGATGGGAAAGTGTGGCTGATAATATTCCATACTACCTTCATCAACATCCAATGCGCAGTGCAATTTGGTATCCCAATTTGAAATTCCACTCATCTTTACTCATGTATAAAATTTCCGCTATATTTTTGCACTTCTTACCGGCAATTTTCTTggatttacttttaaaaataactggtGGACGTCCCat ATTGATTCGTCTTCACAAGAATATCTGGaattctttgaatttattgGAGAAGTTTATCTTTACGGAATGGAAgtatcacaacaaaaaaacattggAACTCAGCTCTCAATTGTCAGATAAAGACAAAGAAGTATTTTTCATCGACATGTCTACCTTGAAATGGAATGATTACTTTGAAAATCTAGCTAAAGGTGTACTCAGATACTTGAATAACGAACATCCAAGACACTTGGAAGCAGCAaagaaaaaggacaaaat gttgttCGTTGTGCACATTGCTTTTCAAGTTTTGTTTCATTGCTTGATGTGGTGGCTTGTTTCCTGTTTTGTAGGCATTTCAATGTCCAAAATTCCGTTTGTAGTACCAGTATCTTATGCTTTATTCTCCTTGCTTTGA
- the LOC134827846 gene encoding uncharacterized protein LOC134827846 — translation MTMTAICFVCNLPIMSHQVGLVWQGGNGWDDMVREQLEESTLKQRLGGRRDSAAQIDGSSPPPDISPPPLSNRRRRSSLAQLTDILREWSGGGSKRSQKPQLNRRETLADLARSLPWGRNNNENNNTGPSLKKRRESSADSGIKSMKSRRDSHASELIKPWIRHESPSEKEDTALANEYYNKINSRRGSGDSGQRTSRRDSQVYPNTITPRNNTRKKRDSLAATDIPNFRQEQRPSTSSTASDSASQNFQSGLVDTGCQALPTPIMVVSSVTPPATSPTYPKGRRDSTTQCGRKNRRDSRVGVSPDRAPRHSRLQRQATTYDESSLPPGGWSRRESQSMISPETDNSSERQARRDSLSPDSASRGRRDSRTHLSPDRNPERDVSPRRGARLRRQSSAAGRLPRSPESSSCCSSRDPSPCARPPTEIAVRQERAIRRQSTTEEILIARGFRRTSTTEEMIRCRNFRRQSSQSDDVVRYRGRRDSCAQITDGTVHSMFIETTSTFFDSSTQTEPSPLYSNNYYHEECLRCNSCGLNLTGPNQKRARRFKNQILCDLHFADVALMETSDFMQQLRSFKPQSLGCAVARRKSSTTLIFPLPPQACSDEFCEEFPHNLISTPGYWIECSRQKIALNHNTYWDESDSDHEDPRSSNDGHLDRGCSELYEDDEDSDNVPRKKTAIEEQWEQQQAFELTSVEQETYERYFYGTEHWNYFTNDEDLGPVILSIKQETLNNRDQFRILVRAISYTVHGLIPASCVFADRYNREEVVRSLGKEVNLNPPLTLGQLPDTPEELLKLDQVFIKSELKVGVIYVKEGQYTEEQILDNNENSPLFDEFLQLLGDKVRLRGFDKYKGGLDTVHDLTGLYSIYTNWRNIEIMFHVSTLLPYEKHDPQKLQRKRHIGNDIVCVVFLEADNTAFSPACIKSHFLHTFILVRVSARIKRKPTRYEISVVTRDEVGAYKPYLWEQSVFEKGPMFREWILTKIVNGERASYSAPKFARMQERTRSQMLEDIVSNLANHVETGQLPKPYRRGSWRPIGHMRPSSPLLDSVRDQFEDYDQLAKDFTRVFLNSEPSCLQNAHLFDVVFLVGQSKQKARFIGVRAILGVRSRVFQEMLYGIQTGFGSPQVPVAELLARPVPTLLSPQNQKPKSSNFLQVPDIESPRPKSVPSSPMVKRAFSRLGTITAGWGRSMKKQHPTTLNVEDKKKWASSQDCSGKDTKESSTKDKASAGQLAVPRLSVCADAQKVDRAKLAQTEFTIIEFDPDTFRVLLDYLHTGSCPLTCISIPGLICAAEHYDLPELLQACFHHAKQFLRIDVVCSMLISLENYYWRYTSASELVNMILAFVETRAYALFQNVEFLNLSESMVQMIMCRNLEVSEVKKFEAMLAWAKNKVQTKVKASAKIDGKLEFRCIMERLTRDLKLHRITPQELIKIVLPTKAIKNERILETLMYQANTGIYRINDSYLAACTERLTKQDSRYSEWGESFDCGL, via the exons AT GACCATGACtgcaatttgttttgtttgtaacCTTCCTATTATGTCACATCAAGTCg GTTTGGTCTGGCAAGGCGGAAACGGTTGGGATGACATGGTGAGGGAACAACTAGAAGAATCAACTTTGAAACAAAGGTTAGGTGGAAGACGAGATTCTGCTGCTCAAATTGATGGATCGTCGCCACCTCCGGACATTTCTCCCCCGCCCTTGA GTAACCGACGAAGACGTAGCTCGCTGGCTCAATTGACCGATATTTTGCGTGAATGGAGTGGTGGTGGCTCAAAACGTTCCCAAAAACCTCAATTAAACAGAAGAGAGACGTTAGCAGATCTGGCAAGAAGTTTACCGTGGGGTCGAAACAATAACGAAAACAATAATACTGGTCCTTCGTTAAAAAAGCGTCGAGAATCGAGTGCGGACTCAGGTATTAAAAGTATGAAGTCGAGGAGGGACTCACATGCATCAGAGTTAATTAAGCCTTGGATACGACATGAGAGTCCAAGTGAAAAAGAAGACACAGCTCTAGCTAATGAATACtacaataaaatt aactCTCGAAGAGGATCTGGCGATTCAGGACAAAGAACATCAAGGAGAGATTCTCAAGTATATCCAAACACAATAACCCCTCGAAATAATACGAGGAAAAAGCGTGATTCTCTCGCGGCTACAGATATACCTAATTTTCGTCAGGAGCAACGTCCATCTACAAGCTCAACTGCTTCAGATAGTgcttcacaaaattttcaaagcggTTTGGTTGACACAGGATGTCAGGCTCTTCCAACTCCAATCATGGTGGTAAGTTCAGTAACTCCTCCTGCCACTAGTCCAACATATCCCAAAGGTCGTCGTGATTCAACAACACAGTGCGGAAGGAAAAATAGACGAGACTCAAGAGTTGGTGTTAGTCCTGATAGAGCTCCTCGGCACTCAAGATTACAAAGACAG GCAACAACTTATGATGAATCAAGTCTTCCACCTGGTGGATGGAGTAGACGCGAGTCACAATCAATGATTAGTCCAGAAACAGATAACAGCTCCGAAAGGCAGGCTCGCCGAGATAGTCTTAGTCCAGATAGTGCATCTCG GGGACGTCGTGATTCCAGAACTCATTTATCTCCAGATAGAAACCCCGAAAGAGATGTCAGTCCCAGAAGAGGCGCTCGCTTACGAAGACAATCTTCAGCGGCAGGTCGTCTACCAAGGTCGCCAGAATCAAGTAGTTGTTGTTCATCAAG AGATCCAAGTCCTTGTGCGCGACCCCCAACTGAGATAGCAGTTCGACAAGAACGAGCAATACGAAGACAATCAACCACAGAAGAAATTCTAATTGCACGTGGCTTTCGAAGAACCAGCACCACGGAAGAAATGATTCGTTGCCGAAACTTTCGACGTCAAAGCTCGCAGAGTGATGATGTCGTTAG ATATCGAGGAAGGAGAGATTCGTGTGCTCAAATTACAGATGGTACGGTACATTCAATGTTTATTGAAACTACAAGTACGTTTTTTGACTCAAGTACACAAACAG AGCCGTCGCCACTATATTCAAACAATTATTACCACGAAGAATGTCTCCGTTGCAATTCTTGTGGTCTAAATTTGACAGGTCCAAACCAAAAAAGAGCACGCAGATTCAAa aatcaaattttgtgtgatttaCACTTTGCTGATGTCGCTTTGATGGAAACAAGTGATTTTATGCAACAACTACGCAGTTTTAAGCCTCAATCCTTGGGTTGTGCCGTAGCTAGACGAAAAAGCTCAACAACATTGATATTTCCGTTGCCCCCGCAGGCATGTTCAG ATGAATTTTGCGAAGAATTTCCCCATAACTTGATATCAACCCCTGGATACTGGATTGAATGTTCCCGtcaaaaaatagctttgaacCACAACACATACTGGGACGAAAGTGACTCTGACCATGAGGATCCACGAAGTTCAAACGACGGTCACTTAGACCGTGGTTGCAGTGAGCTCTACGAAGATGACGAGGATTCAGATAACGTTCCAAG GAAGAAAACTGCAATAGAAGAACAGTGGGAACAACAACAAGCGTTTGAACTTACGTCAGTCGAACAAGAGACGTacgaaagatatttttatggaaCTGAACATTGGAATTATTTTACGAACGACGAAGACTTGGGTCCTGTTATTTTGTCCATCAAACAGGAGACATTAAATAACCGCGACCAATTTAGAATACTTGTAAGAGCGATTTCCTACACTGTTCATGGTTTGATTCCAGCTTCATGTGTATTTGCTGACAG ATACAACAGAGAAGAAGTTGTTCGGTCACTTGGAAAAGAAGTCAACTTAAATCCACCATTAACATTAGGACAATTACCAGACACTCCTGAAGAGCTTCTCAAATTGGATCAG GTGTTTATAAAGTCAGAGCTAAAAGTAGGAGTTATTTATGTGAAAGAAGGTCAATATACAGAGGAGCAAATTTTGGACAATAATGAGAATTCTCCactatttgatgaatttcttcaattattGGGTGATAAGGTTAGACTACGGGgttttgataaatataaagGTGGATTAGACACAGTCCATGATTtgacag GTCTTTACTCCATTTACACAAACTGGCGTAATATTGAAATAATGTTTCATGTTTCGACATTATTACCCTATGAAAAGCACGATCCGCAGAAATTGCAAAGAAAACGGCACATTGGAAATGACATTGTATGTGTTGTGTTTTTGGAAGCCGACAATACTGCTTTCAGTCCTGCTTgtataaaaagtcattttttgcacACATTTATTCTG gTAAGAGTTTCGGCGCGTATTAAAAGAAAACCTACGCGATATGAGATTTCTGTGGTTACACGAGATGAAGTTGGAGCATATAAGCCATATTTATGGGAACAATCTGTTTTCGAAAAGGGACCAATGTTTAg GGAATggattttaactaaaatagtAAACGGTGAACGAGCATCATACTCTGCTCCTAAATTTGCTCGAATGCAAGAAAGGACACGTTCTCAAATGCTAGAGGACATTGTCTCAAATTTGGCAAACCATGTTGAAACAGGGCAATTACCAAAACCTTACAGAAGAGGAAGCTGGCGCCCAATCG GTCATATGCGTCCCTCTAGTCCGTTATTGGATTCAGTTCGTGATCAGTTTGAAGATTACGATCAATTAGCTAAAGACTTTACAAGAGTATTTCTGAATTCCGAGCCATCTTGCCTTCAAAACGCACATCTGTTTGATGTTGTATTTTTAGTAGGACAGTCTAAACAAAAAGCCAGATTTATTGGTGTTCGTGCAATCTTGGGTGTAAGGAGTAGAGTTTTCCAA GAAATGTTATATGGAATACAAACTGGATTTGGGTCACCACAAGTTCCTGTGGCAGAGTTACTTGCTAGACCGGTGCCTACCTTACTTTCGCCACAAAACCAAAAACCAAAAAGTTCGAATTTTCTGCAAGTCCCAGACATTGAATCTCCCCGACCAAAAAGTGTCCCCTCTTCGCCTATGGTAAAAAGAGCATTTTCCCGGTTAGGAACTATCACAGCTGGATGGGGTCGATCCATGAAGAAACAACATCCAACGACTTTGAATGTAGAAGATAAGAAAAAGTGGGCATCATCTCAGGATTGTTCAG GTAAAGACACTAAAGAGTCATCAACAAAGGATAAAGCAAGTGCGGGTCAACTTGCTGTGCCAAGACTGTCTGTGTGTGCAGATGCCCAGAAAGTTGATAGAGCGAAATTAGCACAAACg GAATTTACTATTATTGAATTTGATCCTGATACATTCCGAGTTCTTCTGGATTATCTACACACTGGAAGCTGTCCTCTAACTTGTATATCGATACCTG gctTGATTTGCGCTGCCGAACATTATGATTTACCTGAATTACTGCAAGCCTGCTTTCATCATGCTAAACAATTCTTGCGCATCGATGTTGTCTGTAGTATGCTGATTTCGTTGGAAAACTATTACTGGCGTTATACATCTGCATCGGAACTCGTCAATATGATTTTGGCGTTCGTTGAAACGCGAGCTTATGCACTTTTCCagaatgttgaatttttgaacctAAGCGAAAGCATGGTTCAAATGATTATGTGTCGAAACTTGGAAGTGTCAGAAGTGAAGAAATTTGAGGCGATGTTAGCATGGGCGAAAAATAAAGTACAA ACAAAGGTCAAAGCATCTGCTAAAATTGATGGGAAATTGGAATTCCGATGCATTATGGAAAGGCTTACGCGTGATCTCAAATTGCATCGCATTACACCACAAGAACTCATAAAGATTGTTTTACCTACAAAAGCCATCAAAAACGAACGCATATTGGAAACTCTAATGTATCAAGCAAACACGGGAATTTACAGAATAAACGACAGTTATTTGGCTGCTTGTACGGAGCGCTTGACCAAGCAAGATTCTCGATACAGTGAATGGGGTGAAAGTTTTGATTGTGGACTTTaa
- the LOC134829329 gene encoding fizzy-related protein homolog — translation MFSPDYEKRILKHCSPVAKNLFKSPGSALDRFIPSRTNNNWHTTFASPTKVNESPSQSNKKQRDCSESARDSLAYSCLLKNELLGAAIEDVKSISDDKPGNLSNINKGLFNYQSPTKNETNEQCPYSLSPVSIKSQKLLRSPRKATRKISRIPFKVLDAPELQDDFYLNLVDWSAQNVLAVGLGSCVYLWSACTSQVTRLCDLSADDSNTVTSVSWSERGHQLAVGTHKGYVTVWDVSASKQLNKLTGHSARVGALAWNGDILSSGSRDRLIMQRDTRTPPQMSERRLVGHRQEVCGLKWSPDNQYLASGGNDNRLYVWNQHSLSPVQSYSEHQAAVKAIAWSPHHHGLLASGGGTADRCIRFWNTLTGQPMQSVDTGSQVCNLAWSKHSSELVSTHGYSQNQILVWKYPSLTQVAKLTGHSYRVLYLALSPDGEAIVTGAGDETLRFWNVFSKARSQKENKSVLNLFTNIR, via the exons ATGTTTAGTCCCGACTATGAAAAACGGATTTTGAAGCATTGCAGTCCAGTTgcaaaaaatctcttcaagTCACCCGGGTCAGCACTCGATCGTTTTATCCCAAGCAGAACTAACAATAACTGGCACACTACGTTTGCCAGCCCTACAAAGGTAAATGAGAGTCCATCGCAATCGAACAAGAAGCAACGTGATTGTAGCGAGTCAGCACGAGACAGTCTAGCCTATTCTTGCCTACTGAAGAATGAACTATTAGGTGCTGCAATTGAAGATGTGAAATCCATATCTGATGACAAACCTGGCAACCTCTCAAACATCAATAAGGGTCTCTTCAACTATCAGTCACCCACGAAGAACGAGACAAATGAACAATGTCCCTATTCGCTATCGCCCGTCAGCATAAAGAGTCAAAAGCTATTACGTTCTCCACGCAAGGCAACAAGAAAGATCTCGAGGATACCATTCAAAGTCCTAGATGCCCCAGAATTGCAAGATGACTTTTATCTTAACTTAGTTGATTGGTCAGCACAAAATGTTCTTGCAGTAGGATTAGGTAGTTGCGTTTATTTATGGAGTGCCTGTACTAGTCAG GTCACGCGTTTATGCGATTTAAGTGCAGACGACAGTAACACTGTCACATCTGTAAGCTGGAGTGAACGAGGACATCAACTTGCTGTGGGCACCCACAAGGGCTATGTCACCGTTTGGGATGTATCTGCGAGCAAACAG CTTAACAAGCTAACGGGACACTCTGCTCGTGTTGGCGCATTGGCATGGAATGGTGACATACTATCGAGCGGGTCTCGAGATAGACTGATAATGCAAAGAGATACCCGAACTCCCCCACAAATGTCAGAAAGACGTTTGGTGGGACACAGACAAGAAGTTTGTGGATTAAAATGGTCTCCCGACAACCAATATTTGGCAAGCGGGGGCAACGACAACCGCCTTTACGTATGGAATCAACACTCTCTTAGCCCTGTTCAATCGTATTCAGAGCATCAAGCTGCAGTCAAAGCAATCGCTTGGTCACCACATCATCATGGACTTCTGGCAAGTGGAGGTGGAACAGCTGATCGTTGCATTCGTTTTTGGAACACTCTCACTGGCCAACCAATGCAAAGTGTTGACAccg gttCACAAGTTTGTAATTTAGCGTGGTCAAAACATTCATCGGAGCTCGTTTCAACGCATGGCTACTCTCAGAATCAGATACTCGTATGGAAGTATCCCTCATTGACACAAGTAGCAAAATTAACAGGACATTCATACCGAGTACTATACTTAGCACTATCACCTGATGGAGAAGCCATTGTAACTGGAGCTGGAGACGAAACTTTGCGCTTTTGGAATGTGTTTAGCAAAGCACGCAGCCAAAAGGAAAACAAAAGTGTGCTAAATTTATTCACTAACATACGATAA